One genomic region from Lycorma delicatula isolate Av1 chromosome 1, ASM4794821v1, whole genome shotgun sequence encodes:
- the LOC142318520 gene encoding uncharacterized protein LOC142318520: MDELDRCTSEHALLFSLKAGLCALKTNQWDADTRSPEQPDDARSRYRRGSSLTDLDRFYEQHRTPTITTGSIPATPTATLKNNNVFFSGLNARGNCISTGSIGDLMNQSRHYVSSSSQETMLARALPLSTVKQSFSSSRTSLHATQSLPLTCFQRTERLSRLIRQQRASTTVLLKKLIKKCVMHHQGNNDIVP; the protein is encoded by the exons atggatgaaTTAGATCGCTGTACTTCAGAACATGCATTACTTTTTTCACTTAAAGCAGGGCTTTGTGCACTAAAAACAAACCAATGGGATGCGGATACAAGGTCACCTGAACAACCTGATGATGCTAGAAGCAGATATAGAAGAGGATCCAGTTTGACAGATTTAGATCGGTTTTATGAACAGCATCGTACTCCAACTATCACTACAGGCTCCATTCCAGCTACTCCTACAGCTACTCTAAAgaataacaatgtatttttttctg GTTTAAATGCTCGAGGAAATTGCATAAGTACAGGCAGTATTGGTGATCTTATGAATCAGTCACGGCATTATGTTTCCAGTAGTAGTCAGGAAACTATGCTTGCCAGAGCATTACCTTTATCTACTGTGAAACAATCATTTTCTTCATCACGGACCTCATTGCATGCTACTCAATCTTTACCGCTAACTTGTTTTCAGCGAACTGAAAGATTATCAAGATTAATAAGGCAACAACGGGCATCAACAACAGtgcttttaaagaaattaatt